In Pseudomonas alcaliphila JAB1, a single window of DNA contains:
- a CDS encoding acyl-CoA dehydrogenase C-terminal domain-containing protein, translated as MSYQAPLRDMRFVLHELFDAAGHCERLGNGLDRELIDGVLEEAAAFAAGEVAPLNRNSDEEGCHLENGQVSTPKGFAEAYRQYVDNGWASMTGPVDYGGQGFPQLVAFAFHEMLMGASLSFRVYSGLTEGAVLALHKHGSETLKQQYLGKLVSGQWTGTMCLTEPQAGTDLALLRTRAEPQADGSYRVSGSKIFISGGEQDISENIIHLVLARLPDAPAGVKGISLLLVPKFIAAADGTPGERNTLSCGAIEHKMGIKGASTCVMNFDGATGWLVGEANQGLACMFTMMNDARFQVGLQGLGIGEAAFQGALRYARERLQSRGLTGAQAPEKAADPIIVHPDVRRMLLTQKTLVEGSRMLAAYTARQLDLEHGADTAEARKAAGKRAALLIPIVKAFFTDIGQEVASHGVQVYGGHGFIREWGMEQLMRDSRITQLYEGTNGIQALDYIRRKLLGDGGAELSALQAEFSQLCDAEADRPALAQMASVVQVRLGEWRELSTEVIAACQRDPQEIGATSVDFLQYSAYVLLAGFWLQAAARAQDALESGSGEAEFYQAKLHSAEFYLRRVLPRASAHREALLGGADCLMAMDEGSFAF; from the coding sequence ATGAGCTATCAGGCGCCATTGCGCGATATGCGTTTCGTGCTGCACGAACTGTTCGACGCTGCCGGTCACTGCGAGCGTCTGGGCAACGGCCTGGATCGCGAGCTGATCGACGGCGTGCTGGAGGAAGCTGCGGCCTTCGCCGCAGGCGAGGTCGCGCCGCTCAATCGCAACAGCGATGAGGAGGGCTGCCACCTGGAGAATGGTCAGGTCAGCACGCCCAAGGGCTTTGCCGAGGCCTACCGGCAATACGTGGACAACGGCTGGGCGAGCATGACCGGCCCGGTGGATTACGGCGGCCAGGGCTTTCCGCAACTGGTGGCCTTCGCCTTTCACGAGATGCTGATGGGCGCCTCGCTATCCTTCCGCGTCTACTCCGGGCTGACCGAGGGCGCTGTGCTGGCGCTGCACAAGCACGGCAGCGAAACGCTGAAGCAGCAGTACCTGGGCAAGCTGGTCAGCGGCCAGTGGACCGGCACCATGTGTCTGACCGAGCCGCAGGCCGGCACCGACCTGGCGTTGCTGCGTACCCGCGCCGAGCCGCAGGCCGACGGTAGCTACCGCGTCAGCGGCAGCAAGATCTTTATCAGTGGCGGCGAGCAGGACATCTCCGAAAACATCATCCATCTGGTGCTGGCGCGCCTGCCGGATGCGCCTGCTGGCGTGAAGGGCATTTCATTGCTGCTGGTGCCGAAATTTATCGCTGCCGCCGACGGCACACCGGGTGAACGCAACACGCTGTCGTGTGGCGCTATCGAGCACAAGATGGGCATCAAGGGCGCCTCCACCTGCGTGATGAACTTCGACGGTGCCACCGGCTGGCTGGTAGGCGAAGCCAACCAGGGCCTGGCCTGCATGTTCACCATGATGAACGACGCGCGCTTTCAGGTCGGCCTGCAGGGCTTGGGGATAGGCGAGGCAGCCTTCCAGGGTGCGCTGCGCTACGCCCGTGAGCGCCTGCAATCGCGGGGGCTGACAGGGGCGCAAGCGCCGGAAAAAGCGGCCGATCCGATTATCGTGCATCCCGATGTGCGACGCATGCTGCTGACGCAGAAGACCCTGGTCGAGGGCAGCCGCATGCTCGCCGCCTACACCGCGCGCCAGCTCGATCTGGAGCACGGCGCCGACACGGCCGAGGCACGCAAGGCGGCCGGCAAGCGCGCGGCGCTGCTGATCCCTATCGTCAAGGCGTTCTTCACCGACATCGGCCAGGAAGTGGCCAGCCATGGCGTGCAGGTCTATGGCGGGCATGGCTTCATCCGCGAGTGGGGTATGGAACAACTGATGCGCGACAGTCGCATCACCCAGCTCTACGAGGGCACCAACGGCATCCAGGCGCTGGACTATATCCGTCGTAAATTGCTCGGCGACGGTGGTGCGGAGTTGTCCGCACTGCAGGCCGAGTTCAGCCAGCTGTGCGATGCCGAGGCGGATCGACCGGCCCTGGCGCAGATGGCCAGCGTGGTGCAGGTCCGTCTGGGCGAATGGCGCGAGCTAAGCACAGAAGTGATTGCCGCCTGTCAGCGCGACCCGCAGGAGATCGGCGCTACTTCGGTGGATTTTCTCCAGTACTCGGCTTATGTGCTGCTCGCCGGTTTCTGGCTGCAAGCCGCGGCGCGGGCGCAGGATGCGCTGGAGTCGGGCAGCGGCGAGGCGGAGTTCTACCAGGCCAAGCTGCACAGCGCCGAGTTCTATCTGCGCCGTGTGCTGCCGCGCGCCAGTGCGCACCGCGAAGCCCTGCTGGGTGGGGCGGATTGTTTGATGGCCATGGATGAGGGCAGTTTCGCCTTTTAG
- a CDS encoding iron-containing alcohol dehydrogenase, with the protein MHPFSFATTAQILCESGASLRLAELCRERGARRVLIVTDPGITRLGLLEPLLPCFTRAGMGVQVFDQVLADPPEAVVLAAVAQARELQAELVVGFGGGSSMDVAKLVALLAHPDCGQALSEIYGVGNARGRRLPLIQVPTTAGTGSEVTPIAIVTTGETTKMGVVSPLLLPDLALLDADLTLGLPAAVTAATGIDAMVHAIEAYTSALKKNPLSDLLAREALRLLAANLDEVVRNGSNREARQAMLLGACLAGQAFANAPVAAVHALAYPLGGHFHIPHGLSNALVLPQVLAFNAPAAAPLYAELAPLVLGEQLRAGSAAAQTEQLIEALAGFSQRSGLPTRLRDAGVSEVMLPTLAADAMLQQRLLVNNPREMNEQQALAIYQAAY; encoded by the coding sequence ATGCATCCCTTCAGCTTCGCCACCACCGCGCAGATCCTTTGCGAATCCGGCGCCAGTCTGCGTCTGGCCGAACTCTGTCGCGAGCGCGGCGCCCGGCGCGTGCTGATCGTCACCGATCCCGGCATCACCCGCCTGGGCCTGCTGGAACCCTTGCTGCCGTGCTTCACCCGCGCCGGCATGGGCGTGCAGGTGTTCGACCAGGTGCTGGCCGACCCGCCCGAGGCCGTGGTGCTGGCCGCCGTGGCCCAGGCCCGTGAGCTGCAGGCGGAGCTGGTGGTCGGTTTCGGCGGCGGCAGCTCGATGGACGTGGCCAAGCTGGTGGCCTTGTTGGCGCATCCCGACTGCGGCCAGGCGCTAAGCGAGATCTATGGCGTGGGCAATGCCCGCGGTCGGCGCCTGCCACTGATCCAGGTGCCGACCACCGCCGGCACCGGCTCGGAGGTGACGCCGATCGCCATCGTCACCACCGGCGAGACCACCAAGATGGGCGTGGTTTCGCCGCTGCTGCTGCCGGATCTGGCTTTGCTCGATGCCGACCTGACCCTCGGCCTGCCAGCGGCGGTCACCGCGGCCACCGGCATCGACGCCATGGTGCATGCCATCGAGGCCTACACCAGCGCGCTGAAGAAGAACCCGCTTTCCGACCTGCTGGCGCGCGAAGCCCTGCGCCTGCTGGCGGCCAACCTCGATGAGGTAGTGCGCAACGGCAGCAACCGCGAGGCGCGCCAGGCCATGCTGCTCGGTGCCTGCCTGGCCGGACAGGCCTTCGCCAACGCGCCGGTGGCGGCGGTGCATGCGCTGGCCTATCCCCTGGGCGGGCATTTCCACATTCCTCATGGGCTGTCCAATGCCCTGGTGCTGCCGCAGGTGCTGGCGTTCAACGCACCGGCGGCCGCGCCGCTGTACGCCGAGCTGGCGCCACTGGTATTGGGCGAGCAGTTGCGGGCCGGCAGTGCGGCGGCGCAGACCGAGCAGTTGATCGAGGCCCTGGCCGGTTTCAGCCAGCGCAGCGGTCTGCCGACCCGGTTGCGCGACGCCGGAGTGAGCGAAGTCATGTTGCCCACGCTGGCGGCGGACGCCATGCTGCAGCAGCGCCTGTTGGTGAACAATCCGCGCGAGATGAACGAGCAGCAGGCGCTGGCCATTTACCAGGCTGCTTACTGA
- a CDS encoding thioesterase family protein encodes MNQPQHLRGDYRHFQPITTRWHDNDIYGHVNNVTYYSYFDSAVNAYLIAAGGLDIHAGEVVGFVVSSSCDYFASIAFPDAIEVGLRVGKLGNSSVQYELAIFKVGEEQACAAGRFVHVFVDRASNRPVAIPETLRAAMAALRVD; translated from the coding sequence ATGAACCAACCCCAACACCTGCGTGGCGACTACCGTCACTTCCAGCCGATCACCACGCGCTGGCACGACAACGACATCTACGGCCACGTCAACAACGTGACCTACTATAGCTACTTCGACAGTGCGGTGAATGCCTACCTGATCGCCGCAGGCGGCCTGGATATCCATGCCGGCGAGGTGGTCGGCTTCGTGGTCAGCTCAAGCTGCGATTACTTCGCCTCCATCGCCTTCCCCGATGCCATCGAGGTGGGCCTGCGCGTCGGCAAGCTGGGCAACAGTTCGGTGCAGTACGAGCTGGCGATCTTCAAGGTGGGCGAAGAGCAGGCCTGCGCCGCTGGGCGTTTCGTCCACGTGTTCGTGGATCGTGCGAGCAATCGTCCCGTAGCCATACCCGAGACCTTGCGTGCGGCGATGGCGGCATTGCGGGTGGATTGA
- a CDS encoding DUF2157 domain-containing protein, which produces MSDLEREQAQQRAARITACREELDELRREQVLQLSEAQEQAVTAHHRQLLTHYRQTLDIDADARARQLSLGMRLASLFGALALAAGLFFLFYQFWGLFDAAAQVAILLGSSLGSLLLCFWLQARDTSGYYAKLAAVLAFVCFVLNLSMLGQIFNITPSDKALLPWGTLALLLAYQCRQRLLLVVALLCFGLFVAARLGDWAGWHWWSLGERPELFMPLAALLLVPQWLDQRRYAGFAACYRVVGLLYLLGPVLVLSYWGGGSYLAWPTGWIEAFYQTLGFVLAGLTIWLGIRRGWGEVVNTGLVFALIMLFAKLFDWWWQLLPRYLFFLLLGLIAVLLLVMLQRWRRSAPGGAQ; this is translated from the coding sequence ATGTCCGATCTCGAGCGTGAGCAGGCGCAGCAGCGCGCCGCTCGCATCACCGCCTGCCGTGAGGAGCTGGACGAGCTGCGTCGCGAGCAGGTGCTGCAACTGAGCGAGGCGCAGGAACAGGCGGTCACCGCCCATCATCGGCAATTGCTGACCCATTACCGGCAGACTCTGGACATCGACGCCGATGCCCGCGCGCGCCAGCTATCGTTGGGCATGCGTCTGGCCTCGCTGTTCGGTGCGCTGGCGCTGGCGGCCGGGCTGTTTTTCCTGTTCTACCAGTTCTGGGGGCTGTTCGATGCTGCCGCTCAGGTCGCCATCCTCCTCGGCAGCAGCCTCGGCAGTCTGCTGCTGTGCTTTTGGCTACAGGCCCGCGACACCTCTGGCTATTACGCCAAGCTGGCCGCCGTGCTGGCGTTCGTCTGCTTCGTGCTGAACCTGTCGATGCTCGGGCAGATCTTCAATATCACCCCGTCGGACAAGGCCCTTTTGCCCTGGGGAACGTTGGCGCTGCTATTGGCCTACCAGTGTCGCCAGCGGCTGTTGCTGGTGGTGGCGTTGCTCTGCTTCGGTCTGTTCGTCGCGGCTCGCCTGGGTGATTGGGCAGGCTGGCACTGGTGGTCGCTGGGCGAACGGCCGGAGTTGTTCATGCCGCTGGCGGCGCTGCTGCTCGTCCCGCAATGGCTCGATCAGCGGCGCTATGCGGGGTTCGCCGCCTGCTACCGAGTGGTTGGGTTGCTCTACCTCCTCGGCCCGGTGCTGGTGCTCTCCTACTGGGGCGGCGGCAGCTACCTCGCCTGGCCAACCGGCTGGATCGAGGCGTTCTACCAGACGCTCGGCTTCGTCCTCGCCGGGTTGACGATATGGCTCGGCATTCGCCGTGGCTGGGGCGAGGTAGTCAACACCGGTCTGGTCTTCGCGTTGATCATGCTCTTCGCCAAGCTGTTCGACTGGTGGTGGCAGTTGCTGCCGCGCTACCTGTTCTTCCTCCTGCTCGGGCTGATCGCCGTGCTGCTGCTGGTGATGCTGCAACGCTGGCGGCGCAGCGCGCCGGGAGGTGCGCAATGA
- a CDS encoding DUF4824 family protein, whose translation MKRSAWLALSVVLLSNAVALGGVWYNRSGAPEAQLLLSERELQRVYGGWLRDEDDGVLRLQLSWQRPGDGWQLPWLDEAKLRELGFSATDERALNRQAAREAWLVLELDGSLYRRQVEQARQALVAAQAESNAKPESEVLRQERDDRQRRLHFVEQQTSRLMLVDAGVDAQVLRQRWPDRQRQVLLAGSIEPYRHGAEAGYGATIRLENDRLSVPHAYRELARGWERSYEQTGFKAQIEVAFGRRHEPWVLSIRQ comes from the coding sequence ATGAAGCGGTCAGCTTGGCTTGCTCTCAGCGTGGTGCTGTTGAGCAATGCCGTCGCCCTAGGCGGCGTCTGGTACAACCGCAGCGGCGCGCCCGAGGCGCAGCTGCTGCTCAGCGAGCGCGAGCTGCAACGCGTCTACGGTGGCTGGTTGCGCGATGAGGACGATGGGGTGTTGCGTCTGCAACTGAGTTGGCAGCGCCCCGGTGATGGCTGGCAGTTGCCCTGGCTGGATGAGGCCAAGCTGCGCGAGCTGGGGTTCTCTGCCACGGATGAACGAGCCTTGAACAGGCAGGCAGCACGCGAAGCCTGGTTGGTGCTGGAGCTGGATGGGTCGTTGTACCGACGCCAGGTCGAACAGGCTCGCCAGGCACTGGTCGCTGCTCAAGCCGAATCGAATGCCAAGCCCGAGAGTGAGGTGTTGCGGCAGGAACGTGATGATCGCCAGCGTCGTTTGCACTTCGTCGAGCAGCAGACCAGCCGTCTGATGCTGGTGGATGCGGGCGTGGATGCGCAGGTACTGCGCCAGCGCTGGCCGGATCGGCAGCGCCAGGTATTACTGGCCGGAAGTATCGAGCCTTATCGCCATGGTGCTGAGGCCGGTTATGGCGCGACCATTCGCCTGGAAAATGATCGCCTGAGTGTTCCCCATGCTTATCGCGAGCTGGCGCGTGGCTGGGAGCGTAGTTATGAACAAACAGGGTTCAAGGCGCAGATCGAAGTGGCCTTCGGTCGTCGCCATGAACCCTGGGTGCTCAGCATCCGTCAGTGA